In the Hordeum vulgare subsp. vulgare chromosome 7H, MorexV3_pseudomolecules_assembly, whole genome shotgun sequence genome, one interval contains:
- the LOC123407815 gene encoding PRKR-interacting protein 1-like — protein MSDPGKDSNMQQLVLMAPPARVSGGELVAKASVGDSGKQLVLVEGGGKSSGGVKLREDEEDLEVKLRRIMENVPVRVSNTSGSSAGSGSGDFHQYRQMRRREQDRITRMESDYERRKQVAEFNLRREERLKAAEERTAKKRLKRQKKKQRKKEKRSKPDGGGEEEPKSKVPNRVEESSDDDEGSDYEGDDKFKQCQ, from the exons ATGTCAGATCCTGGtaaggatagcaatatgcagcagCTAGTCCTAATGGCACCACCGGCAAGGGTTTCTGGTGGTGAACTAGTGGCGAAGGCTTCTGTTGGTGACAGTGGAAAGCAGCTGGTGCTGGTGGAGGGTGGAGGAAAGAGCTCGGGAGGGGTCAAGTTAAGGGAGGATGAGGAGGACCTAGAGGTGAAGTTAAGGCGCATCATGGAGAATGTCCCCGTCCGTGTCAGCAACACCTCTGGGTCTTCTGCTGGTTCTGGCTCTGGCGACTTCCACCAG tatcgGCAAATGAGGAGAAGGGAACAGGACCGAATAACGAGGATGGAGAGTGATTACGAAAGGAGGAAGCAGGTGGCCGAGTTCAATCTGCGGAGGGAGGAAAGACTCAAAGCAGCCGAGGAGCGTACAGCCAAGAAGCGCCTGAAACGCCAAAAGAAGAAGCAGCGTAAGAAAGAAAAGCGGAGTAAACCAGACGGTGGTGGCGAGGAGGAACCCAAAAGCAAAGTGCCTAACAGAGTGGAGGAGTCCTCAGACGACGATGAGGGTTCGGATTACGAGGGCGACGACAAGTTTAAGCAATGCCAATGA